A window from bacterium encodes these proteins:
- a CDS encoding cytochrome c3 family protein, whose translation MKSTLTFVVAILCFAGLSFAQISGTPHDLSSATSGSNAYYSNQSQICIFCHTPHAASSARTQLWNRSEPAGTFQVYSSPTMNAFDPTGPIPNVTGSSLMCLSCHDGVTALNSLVYNGRHGVPQMTGGNTLTGLANLNDASGLTNDHPVSINYATAAAADAELRPIGTLPGWAIKDGNSIQCSSCHNVHSFGATSDMQPFLNASKTGSALCLQCHIK comes from the coding sequence GTGAAGTCCACGCTCACCTTCGTGGTGGCAATCCTATGTTTCGCTGGGCTCTCGTTTGCGCAGATTAGCGGCACGCCGCACGATCTCTCTTCCGCTACCAGCGGTTCCAACGCTTACTACTCCAATCAATCGCAAATCTGCATTTTTTGTCATACGCCACACGCTGCCTCATCCGCTCGCACTCAATTGTGGAATCGCAGCGAACCTGCTGGAACATTTCAAGTTTACTCCAGCCCGACGATGAATGCTTTTGATCCAACCGGTCCGATACCCAATGTGACAGGTTCTTCACTGATGTGTTTGTCCTGTCATGACGGTGTTACTGCATTAAACTCATTGGTCTATAACGGTAGACATGGTGTTCCTCAAATGACAGGTGGAAATACGCTTACCGGACTCGCCAATTTGAATGACGCCAGTGGATTAACCAACGATCACCCGGTTTCGATTAATTATGCAACCGCTGCCGCAGCTGATGCTGAATTGCGTCCGATTGGCACTTTGCCCGGCTGGGCAATCAAAGATGGCAACTCGATTCAATGTTCAAGTTGCCATAATGTTCACTCTTTTGGCGCAACTTCGGACATGCAACCTTTCTTGAATGCATCGAAGACGGGTTCCGCACTTTGCTTGCAGTGCCATATTAAGTAA
- a CDS encoding cytochrome c3 family protein: MKRHYVGILMVALALSLCCALVANAQIVGTKHDLSLNGGGYWAGNDPANQVCVYCHTPHAASTTQKPLWNRAATAETFIPYTSLSYNGGNYAADPTGHQPMGESKLCLSCHDGITALNALLHTYGPPIQMVGGFDQLGDVYYPGSPYSTGMGANIGENFPGGAGSGHTINNLANDHPVSFAFNNALILEDAGGGAAQLQLPATGSAIKLFGTNGDQLECSSCHNVHSNTNAPFLAMSNNGSAICLTCHIK, encoded by the coding sequence ATGAAACGTCATTACGTCGGAATCCTAATGGTGGCATTAGCACTTTCTTTGTGCTGTGCGCTAGTTGCAAATGCCCAAATCGTTGGCACGAAGCACGACTTATCGCTAAACGGCGGTGGATATTGGGCTGGTAACGACCCGGCAAATCAAGTTTGTGTCTATTGCCATACGCCCCACGCCGCATCGACGACCCAAAAGCCGTTGTGGAATCGTGCTGCAACCGCAGAAACTTTCATTCCGTACACCAGCTTGTCCTACAATGGTGGAAATTACGCAGCCGACCCGACCGGACATCAACCCATGGGTGAATCGAAACTTTGCCTTTCTTGCCATGATGGTATCACGGCACTAAATGCATTACTTCACACCTATGGTCCCCCCATCCAAATGGTTGGTGGTTTCGACCAATTGGGTGATGTATATTACCCCGGTTCCCCTTACTCTACGGGAATGGGTGCGAACATCGGTGAAAACTTTCCCGGCGGCGCTGGTTCCGGCCATACGATCAACAACTTAGCAAACGATCACCCGGTTTCGTTTGCGTTCAACAACGCTTTGATTTTGGAAGATGCAGGTGGCGGCGCAGCTCAACTGCAGTTACCAGCAACCGGCAGCGCAATCAAACTGTTTGGCACGAATGGCGACCAACTCGAGTGCAGCTCCTGCCACAATGTTCACAGCAACACCAACGCACCATTCCTTGCGATGAGCAACAACGGAAGTGCGATCTGTTTAACTTGCCACATTAAGTAG